A part of Streptomyces sp. NBC_01451 genomic DNA contains:
- a CDS encoding GmrSD restriction endonuclease domain-containing protein codes for MLDDVAVGKIQLPDFQRQWKWDDDRIRALLATVTLDYPLGVAMTLDTGGEAQFKARPLYGTVVKPGIVPEQLLLDGQQRLTSLFQALRSDRPVETSDARNKPVQRWYYIDISLAVNEESDRDEAIRSIPADRLLRGSFGRTFLDLSSREAECTAGFFPLNLIFDADATGRWQRAYVSASDDRWDTWSAFQAKVIDTVKGFKVPLIRLPKETQKDAVCSVFERVNTGGVVLNVFELLTATYAGDDRYSREHGRDFSLSEDWRTTKQMLSTAYPVLGSIDADSRHETGLTSLDFLQTIALVQTWQRKQRFLVDNPGTASPPAVSCKRRDLLHLPLADYSALAPEVTSAFAWVGKFLAAQHVFKERDLPYGSQLVPLAAIAALLGRKTCEEPAIREGLARWYWCGVLGELYGGVTDTRFVRDVEQVIAWLTDGGPEPDTIAEASFQEQRLHRLTSRNSAAYKGIYALLMKEGAVDWRFPDEAISEQNLTGWSVDIRQVFPKAWFDRNEADSARMTSIVNKTALSFQAYQTIGGNPPSIYLVALEKAAGISGDWLDDMVGTHHISPKTLHDDDFDAFYRDRAARLLSLVERAMGKTTV; via the coding sequence ATGCTGGACGACGTCGCGGTCGGAAAGATCCAGTTGCCGGACTTCCAGCGTCAGTGGAAGTGGGACGACGACCGGATCCGCGCTCTGCTGGCCACGGTGACACTCGACTACCCGCTGGGCGTGGCCATGACGCTGGACACGGGCGGCGAGGCGCAGTTCAAGGCACGGCCACTGTACGGAACCGTGGTAAAGCCGGGCATCGTTCCCGAGCAGCTTCTGCTGGACGGGCAACAGAGGCTGACCTCCCTTTTCCAGGCGCTGCGGTCGGACCGGCCGGTGGAGACGAGCGACGCGCGGAACAAGCCCGTCCAACGCTGGTACTACATCGACATCTCGCTGGCGGTGAATGAGGAGTCCGACCGCGACGAGGCGATCCGGTCCATTCCCGCGGATCGCCTCCTACGAGGCTCCTTCGGACGGACGTTCCTGGATCTGTCCAGCAGAGAAGCCGAATGTACGGCCGGCTTCTTCCCGCTGAACCTGATATTCGACGCGGACGCCACCGGCAGGTGGCAGCGCGCCTACGTCAGCGCGTCCGATGACCGCTGGGACACCTGGTCCGCGTTCCAGGCGAAGGTCATCGACACGGTCAAGGGCTTCAAGGTGCCGCTGATCCGCTTGCCCAAGGAAACGCAGAAGGACGCTGTCTGCTCGGTTTTCGAGCGAGTCAACACCGGTGGTGTGGTCCTCAACGTGTTCGAACTGCTCACCGCGACCTACGCCGGAGACGACCGGTACAGCCGTGAACACGGCCGGGACTTCAGTCTCAGTGAGGACTGGAGGACGACCAAGCAGATGCTCAGCACCGCGTATCCGGTTCTCGGTTCCATCGACGCAGACAGTCGGCATGAGACCGGACTGACCAGTCTGGACTTTCTCCAGACGATCGCTCTCGTGCAGACCTGGCAGCGCAAACAGCGGTTCCTGGTGGACAACCCGGGAACGGCCAGTCCACCTGCGGTCAGCTGTAAGCGCCGTGATCTGCTGCACCTGCCTCTGGCCGACTACAGCGCACTCGCCCCCGAAGTCACCAGTGCCTTCGCCTGGGTCGGCAAGTTCCTCGCCGCGCAGCACGTCTTCAAGGAGAGGGACCTGCCGTACGGCTCGCAGTTGGTCCCACTGGCGGCCATCGCCGCACTCCTCGGCCGGAAAACGTGCGAGGAGCCGGCGATCAGGGAGGGACTGGCCCGCTGGTACTGGTGCGGCGTGCTCGGCGAGCTGTACGGAGGGGTTACGGACACCCGCTTCGTCCGTGACGTGGAACAGGTCATCGCCTGGCTGACCGATGGCGGCCCCGAGCCGGACACCATCGCCGAGGCTTCCTTCCAGGAGCAGCGCCTGCACCGGCTGACCTCACGCAACAGCGCCGCCTACAAAGGCATCTACGCACTGCTGATGAAGGAAGGCGCGGTGGACTGGCGCTTCCCGGACGAGGCCATCAGCGAGCAGAACCTGACGGGCTGGTCCGTCGACATCCGGCAGGTTTTCCCCAAGGCGTGGTTCGACCGCAATGAGGCTGACAGCGCGCGGATGACCAGCATCGTCAACAAGACCGCCCTGTCGTTCCAGGCGTACCAGACCATCGGCGGCAACCCACCTTCCATTTACCTCGTCGCATTGGAGAAGGCGGCTGGAATCAGCGGCGACTGGCTTGACGACATGGTCGGAACCCACCACATCAGCCCGAAAACCCTCCACGACGACGACTTCGACGCGTTCTACCGGGACCGGGCCGCGCGCTTGCTGAGTCTCGTGGAACGGGCCATGGGCAAAACGACGGTCTGA
- a CDS encoding CBS domain-containing protein, whose amino-acid sequence MSASGELDVAGLAGATLSRRQLLAHWNIQFRNHAAVSRVSLDLSNAGLTTVPDLAVGPIDGEIRVVRLADSDAGSVQGHPPGGAAPDTHQAVDVEDLSHIGRDPLQPVDTGDTPDSDGSPDEEPGEDPVGLLPQTALRISVFASAVGGAVSVMPDDTLPKAMSIMAERGFSQLPVLDGLGTLQGVVTWASIAHMHATGREATVRNALTSEYHAVESTAYLLPVVPMIQAYGFVLVRSAAGSVTGIVTTADLADQFVAIARPFFVLGEIERRLRRCLGRVYGEDDVRQVHRDRRRRQVDQLMFGEYVRLLDDEERWKKLNWPGVDRGHFVGLLRRVKDVRNGVMHFNSGYPDDEATALLDRFVGILRGYDPDSTA is encoded by the coding sequence ATGTCAGCTTCGGGTGAACTCGACGTGGCGGGCCTGGCCGGTGCCACGCTGAGCCGACGTCAGCTGCTCGCGCACTGGAACATCCAGTTCCGCAACCATGCGGCGGTGTCACGCGTCTCGCTCGACCTGAGCAACGCCGGGCTGACCACAGTGCCGGATCTCGCCGTCGGCCCCATCGACGGCGAGATCCGTGTGGTGCGTCTGGCCGACAGCGATGCCGGTTCCGTACAGGGGCACCCGCCCGGTGGCGCCGCCCCGGACACCCATCAGGCTGTTGACGTCGAGGACCTGAGCCACATCGGCCGGGACCCTCTTCAACCAGTGGACACGGGCGACACACCGGATTCCGACGGGTCCCCGGACGAGGAGCCCGGGGAGGATCCCGTCGGCCTGCTGCCACAGACCGCGCTGCGGATCAGCGTGTTCGCCTCAGCCGTCGGTGGAGCCGTCTCCGTCATGCCCGACGACACGCTGCCCAAGGCCATGAGCATCATGGCCGAACGCGGCTTCTCCCAGTTGCCCGTCCTCGACGGCCTGGGCACCCTGCAAGGAGTCGTCACCTGGGCTTCCATCGCCCATATGCACGCCACCGGCCGGGAGGCCACCGTCCGGAACGCCCTCACCAGCGAGTACCACGCAGTCGAGTCGACCGCCTACCTCCTGCCGGTAGTTCCCATGATCCAGGCATATGGCTTCGTCCTGGTGCGCAGTGCCGCAGGATCAGTGACCGGCATCGTCACCACAGCGGACCTCGCCGACCAGTTCGTGGCCATCGCACGCCCGTTCTTCGTACTCGGTGAGATCGAGCGGCGCCTCCGCCGCTGCCTCGGCCGGGTGTACGGCGAGGACGACGTGCGACAAGTACACAGGGACCGACGTCGCAGACAGGTCGATCAGTTGATGTTCGGCGAGTACGTCCGGCTGCTCGACGACGAGGAACGCTGGAAGAAGCTCAACTGGCCCGGGGTGGACCGTGGCCACTTCGTCGGCCTGCTCCGCCGTGTGAAAGACGTCCGCAACGGCGTCATGCACTTCAACAGCGGGTATCCGGACGACGAGGCCACAGCCCTACTCGACCGGTTCGTGGGCATCCTCCGCGGCTACGACCCGGACTCGACCGCCTGA
- a CDS encoding type I restriction-modification system subunit M: MSLITVSQLGQAFFAAADILRGRMDASQYRDVISAMLVLKRVSDQPGILRVPDRARWSQIVDYEGKAPGRVLNEALWELEQSNPEVLKGVFEAVDFDVRLSPAELKALVGHFDRIPLNDGDLEFGDTVGRAYDHLLGAFADSEGKRGGEFFTPRSVVRLMVRLVGPRKGQSVYDPFAGSGGMLVQAGRYVEEHGGEGADLALFGQEMNAATCSTARLNLLLHGLTDSSVLCGDTLTDPLHSLGNGHLRRFDRVLTNPPFSMNYSEKEMRHPERMKYGWTPERGGKADLMNVQHVLATLRPEGVGAVVTPHGVLFRGGAEAEIRQGIVEDGRLEAVIGIGPNVFHGTAIPACILVLRGTDGTPADQRGQVLFVNAEREVVTGRSQNRLEPQNVEKIVGAFREWSDIPGFSRVVSLDEIADNGFNLNIRRYVDAGPPAEPSLDVRAALFGGVPRSEVDAETRRFQVFGIGVADLFTTKGSGYLDFLGSGCEATAARIPELAAARERDFVDHCRSWWRATESRVVELAGTSRLLMLRSRLLASFREELLPAGILDRYQLTGAFAAWWDVRQDDLRSLDLRGFPGVIDRWAVADGRPPYLPGNLARERVLDVLGNDLCSRVERLAAAERQGLVDVYRSWGDRYGTSYTDLERQSEAAAERLRTRLKELGYT, translated from the coding sequence ATGAGCCTGATCACCGTCAGTCAACTGGGACAGGCCTTCTTTGCCGCTGCCGACATCCTGCGCGGCAGGATGGACGCGTCGCAGTACCGTGACGTCATCTCCGCGATGCTGGTTCTCAAGCGGGTCTCGGACCAGCCCGGCATCCTTCGGGTGCCTGACCGTGCGCGCTGGTCCCAGATCGTCGACTACGAGGGCAAGGCGCCGGGGCGTGTGCTCAACGAGGCGCTGTGGGAACTTGAGCAGAGCAACCCCGAAGTGCTGAAGGGCGTGTTCGAGGCCGTCGACTTCGACGTGAGGCTGAGCCCCGCCGAGTTGAAGGCACTGGTCGGTCACTTCGACCGTATTCCGTTGAACGACGGCGACCTGGAGTTCGGCGACACGGTCGGCCGTGCCTACGACCACCTCCTGGGCGCGTTCGCCGACAGCGAGGGGAAACGCGGCGGGGAATTCTTCACGCCCCGTTCCGTGGTCCGGCTGATGGTGCGCCTGGTCGGCCCGCGGAAGGGACAGTCGGTCTACGATCCGTTCGCCGGTTCTGGAGGCATGCTCGTCCAGGCCGGACGGTACGTCGAGGAGCATGGTGGGGAGGGCGCGGACCTCGCTCTCTTCGGGCAGGAGATGAACGCCGCGACGTGCTCCACGGCCCGGTTGAACCTTCTGCTGCACGGCCTCACGGACAGTTCCGTGCTCTGCGGGGACACACTGACCGATCCGCTCCACTCACTGGGAAACGGCCACCTCAGGCGCTTCGACCGTGTGCTGACCAATCCTCCCTTCTCGATGAACTACTCAGAGAAGGAGATGAGGCATCCGGAGCGGATGAAGTACGGCTGGACACCCGAGCGGGGCGGGAAGGCCGATCTGATGAACGTTCAGCATGTGCTGGCCACACTCCGTCCGGAGGGGGTCGGAGCGGTCGTCACCCCGCACGGTGTGCTGTTCCGGGGCGGGGCGGAGGCGGAGATCCGCCAGGGAATCGTCGAGGACGGCCGACTCGAAGCGGTGATCGGTATCGGACCGAACGTCTTCCACGGCACGGCCATCCCCGCCTGCATCCTGGTGCTGCGCGGCACGGACGGGACACCGGCGGATCAGCGCGGCCAGGTGCTGTTCGTCAACGCCGAGCGCGAAGTGGTCACGGGGCGGTCGCAGAACCGCCTGGAGCCGCAGAACGTGGAGAAGATCGTGGGCGCGTTCCGCGAGTGGTCGGACATCCCCGGCTTCTCGCGTGTCGTGTCCCTGGATGAGATCGCGGACAACGGCTTCAACCTCAACATCCGGCGCTACGTCGATGCGGGTCCGCCCGCCGAGCCGTCGCTGGACGTCCGTGCCGCGCTGTTCGGCGGGGTGCCGAGAAGCGAGGTCGACGCGGAAACGAGGAGGTTCCAGGTCTTCGGAATCGGCGTCGCAGACCTGTTCACGACGAAGGGCTCCGGCTACCTCGACTTTCTGGGCAGCGGTTGCGAGGCGACCGCGGCGCGTATCCCGGAACTGGCCGCTGCCCGAGAGAGGGACTTCGTCGACCACTGCCGTTCCTGGTGGCGGGCAACGGAATCACGCGTTGTCGAACTCGCTGGCACCAGCAGGCTGTTGATGTTGCGTTCCCGGCTCCTGGCCTCTTTCCGTGAGGAGCTCCTGCCGGCCGGGATCCTGGACCGGTACCAGTTGACCGGTGCCTTCGCGGCATGGTGGGACGTTCGGCAGGACGACCTCAGGAGCCTGGACCTCCGAGGCTTTCCCGGGGTGATCGACCGGTGGGCGGTGGCCGACGGCCGACCTCCGTATCTCCCTGGGAACCTGGCGCGCGAACGAGTACTTGATGTCCTTGGCAACGACCTTTGCTCTCGCGTGGAGAGGCTTGCTGCCGCCGAGCGCCAGGGACTGGTCGACGTCTACCGCTCATGGGGTGACCGGTACGGGACTTCTTACACGGACCTGGAGAGGCAGAGCGAGGCTGCTGCGGAACGACTCAGAACCCGCCTGAAGGAACTCGGTTACACCTGA
- a CDS encoding restriction endonuclease subunit S, with amino-acid sequence MVWDHEIPLGSLCEVKAGPSGSLLDNLHDGPDGVPVISPPDLTDDHTVDTRRLRRVPWDETKRLSRFSLREGDILVVRQGTLGRLALIEAEHATWFYGSSCLRIRPQRDRVLPEYLVSYLSYPPVQRFMLGQSIPGTVPSLNSVMLNELPVTVPPLDRQHAVVEALADVDNRIRIQRQMADRLEALRPAIFGELIQGVRST; translated from the coding sequence ATGGTCTGGGACCACGAGATCCCGCTCGGGAGCCTGTGTGAAGTGAAGGCCGGTCCGTCCGGGTCCTTGCTGGACAACCTGCACGACGGCCCCGACGGAGTGCCGGTGATCTCACCGCCGGATCTCACCGACGACCACACAGTTGACACCCGGCGGCTACGGCGGGTGCCGTGGGACGAGACGAAACGCCTCTCCCGGTTCTCGCTGCGGGAGGGCGACATCCTCGTCGTGCGGCAGGGGACGCTCGGCCGACTGGCGCTGATCGAGGCAGAACACGCCACATGGTTCTACGGTTCGTCCTGTCTGCGCATCAGGCCCCAGCGGGACCGTGTCCTGCCCGAGTATCTCGTGTCGTACCTGTCGTATCCGCCCGTGCAACGGTTCATGCTGGGCCAGTCCATCCCGGGTACGGTGCCCTCGCTCAACTCGGTGATGCTGAACGAGTTGCCGGTCACCGTGCCGCCCCTGGACCGGCAGCACGCTGTCGTCGAAGCCCTGGCGGACGTCGACAACCGGATCAGGATCCAGCGGCAGATGGCCGATCGCCTGGAGGCACTGCGGCCGGCCATCTTCGGAGAGCTGATCCAGGGAGTGAGGAGCACATGA
- a CDS encoding LLM class flavin-dependent oxidoreductase: MRLSTVILPIHRWNDGQKLWQRAEELGFHAAYTYDHLSWRTFRDGPWFGAVPTLTAAATATQGMRLGTLVTSPNFRHPVTLAKELISLDDVSNGRITLGIGAGGTGFDATALGQDPWTPRERADRFGEFVSLLDKLLTEDGKDGVSYQGDHYSAHEVRNIPGCVQRPRLPFAVAATGPRGLKLAARHGQAWVTTGDPRLFESGTPEQSVRALRGQTEKLADACAAIGRDVSGLDRILLTGFTPDRGRPLESVDAFVDFAGRHQELGFTEIVIHWPIPDSDFAADESVFERIAQEAPAQLL, translated from the coding sequence ATGCGTCTGAGCACTGTGATCCTGCCGATCCATCGATGGAACGACGGACAGAAACTGTGGCAGAGAGCCGAGGAGCTGGGCTTCCACGCCGCGTACACCTACGACCACCTCTCCTGGCGCACCTTCCGGGACGGGCCGTGGTTCGGGGCGGTACCCACGTTGACCGCAGCGGCGACGGCTACGCAGGGTATGCGATTGGGTACTCTCGTGACCTCGCCGAACTTCCGGCACCCGGTGACGCTGGCCAAGGAGCTGATCTCGCTCGACGACGTGTCGAACGGCCGGATCACCCTCGGTATCGGCGCGGGCGGCACCGGCTTCGACGCCACCGCGCTGGGCCAGGACCCGTGGACACCCCGGGAGCGGGCAGACCGGTTCGGTGAGTTCGTCTCGCTTCTCGACAAGCTGCTGACCGAGGACGGCAAGGACGGTGTCTCGTACCAGGGCGACCACTACTCGGCCCACGAGGTGCGCAACATCCCGGGCTGTGTGCAGCGCCCCCGCCTGCCCTTCGCGGTGGCCGCCACCGGGCCGCGCGGGCTGAAGCTCGCGGCACGGCACGGACAGGCGTGGGTGACGACCGGTGACCCCCGGCTGTTCGAGAGCGGAACGCCCGAGCAGTCGGTGCGGGCCCTGCGCGGGCAGACCGAGAAACTGGCCGACGCCTGCGCCGCGATCGGCCGGGACGTGAGCGGGCTCGACAGGATCCTGCTCACCGGGTTCACCCCGGACCGGGGTCGTCCGCTGGAGTCCGTGGACGCGTTCGTCGACTTCGCGGGCCGGCACCAGGAGCTGGGCTTCACCGAGATCGTGATCCACTGGCCCATCCCCGACTCCGACTTCGCGGCAGACGAGAGCGTCTTCGAGCGCATCGCCCAGGAGGCGCCGGCGCAGCTGCTCTGA
- a CDS encoding Cof-type HAD-IIB family hydrolase produces the protein MTSATREPETPAAALPIRLIATDLDGTLLRDDKSVSPRTVAALAAAEAAGVEVFFVTGRPARWMDVVSEHVHGHGLAICGNGAAVVDLHGGPGTHRFVKVRELARDNALDAVRLLREAAPGTVYAVEQTYGFHQEPQYPKLHMEVPDNLAPAEKLLAPGGPSDGEPVLKILAFHHTMDPDAFLTTARLAIGDRATVTRSSPSALLEISGPDVSKASTLALCCAERGISSEEVVAFGDMPNDVEMLTWAGRSYAMGNAHPDVVAAASGHTAPNNEDGVAVVIERLLAERL, from the coding sequence GTGACCTCAGCGACCAGAGAGCCCGAGACCCCCGCCGCCGCCCTCCCGATCCGCCTGATCGCCACCGACCTCGACGGCACGCTGCTGCGCGACGACAAGTCGGTGTCCCCGCGCACGGTCGCCGCCCTTGCCGCCGCCGAGGCCGCGGGTGTCGAGGTCTTCTTCGTCACGGGCCGCCCGGCCCGCTGGATGGACGTCGTCAGCGAACACGTCCACGGTCACGGCCTGGCGATCTGCGGCAACGGCGCCGCCGTGGTCGACCTGCACGGCGGCCCCGGCACCCACCGCTTCGTGAAGGTGCGGGAGCTGGCCAGGGACAACGCGCTGGACGCCGTACGGCTGCTGCGCGAGGCCGCGCCGGGGACCGTGTACGCCGTGGAGCAGACGTACGGCTTCCACCAGGAGCCGCAGTATCCGAAGCTGCACATGGAGGTGCCGGACAATCTGGCGCCCGCCGAGAAGCTGCTGGCCCCGGGCGGGCCGAGCGACGGTGAGCCCGTGCTCAAGATCCTCGCCTTCCACCACACGATGGATCCCGACGCGTTCCTCACCACCGCCCGGCTCGCGATCGGCGACCGTGCCACCGTGACCCGCTCCAGCCCCAGCGCCCTGCTGGAGATCAGCGGCCCCGACGTCTCCAAGGCGAGCACCCTGGCCCTGTGCTGCGCCGAGCGGGGCATCTCGTCCGAGGAGGTCGTCGCCTTCGGGGACATGCCGAACGACGTCGAGATGCTCACCTGGGCGGGCCGGTCGTACGCGATGGGCAACGCGCATCCCGACGTCGTGGCGGCGGCCTCGGGACACACGGCGCCCAACAACGAGGACGGGGTGGCCGTCGTGATCGAGCGGCTGCTCGCGGAACGCCTCTGA
- a CDS encoding M23 family metallopeptidase has translation MGSRRRHPLLVPALLCALAVLVARPTAASGEDADPGPGSATDSGLSTEVTRLYADAAVVTQQYEAGRLESEAEGARARRYEELLVRERRDIAVLHEDLGRIARGQYRSGGGLPLTAQMLLADSPEELMRGQRAVWQADLAVNNAIDKSRRAEARLAADEAKAAAQWQRLERRNGELAELKRSIEAKLEEARWTLQGRADASVAAGSCRGAVRLDQPDPGTMPEYVTPVETYELSASFGSGGDRWANGHTGQDFAVPIGTPVRAVGAGTVASVSCGGAFGIEIVIEHPGGYYTQYAHLAAVTVDQGQRVTPGQWIGQTGTTGNSTGPHLHFEVRVTPELGSGVDPAAWLTARGVQL, from the coding sequence ATGGGCTCACGTCGCCGTCATCCGCTGCTCGTTCCGGCACTGCTGTGCGCGCTCGCGGTCCTGGTCGCCCGGCCCACGGCCGCCTCGGGCGAGGACGCGGACCCCGGACCGGGCTCCGCCACGGACTCGGGCCTCAGCACCGAGGTGACCCGGCTGTACGCGGATGCCGCCGTGGTGACGCAGCAGTACGAGGCCGGACGCCTCGAGTCCGAGGCGGAGGGGGCCAGGGCCCGGCGGTACGAGGAACTCCTCGTCCGCGAACGGCGGGACATCGCCGTCCTGCACGAGGACCTGGGCCGGATCGCACGCGGCCAGTACCGCAGCGGAGGCGGCCTGCCGCTCACCGCGCAGATGCTGCTCGCGGACAGCCCCGAGGAGCTGATGCGCGGTCAGCGGGCCGTGTGGCAGGCCGATCTCGCCGTCAACAACGCCATCGACAAGAGCCGGCGCGCGGAGGCCCGGCTCGCCGCCGACGAGGCGAAGGCGGCGGCGCAGTGGCAGAGGCTGGAGCGGCGCAACGGCGAACTCGCCGAGCTGAAGCGGTCGATCGAGGCGAAGCTGGAAGAGGCCCGCTGGACACTCCAGGGCCGGGCGGACGCCTCGGTCGCGGCGGGCTCGTGCCGGGGCGCCGTCCGGCTCGACCAGCCGGATCCCGGGACGATGCCGGAGTACGTCACGCCCGTGGAGACGTACGAGCTCTCCGCGAGTTTCGGCAGCGGCGGCGACCGGTGGGCGAACGGGCACACCGGGCAGGACTTCGCGGTACCGATCGGCACTCCGGTGCGGGCGGTCGGTGCGGGCACCGTGGCGTCGGTGTCGTGCGGGGGCGCCTTCGGCATCGAGATCGTGATCGAGCACCCCGGGGGCTACTACACGCAGTACGCGCACCTCGCCGCCGTCACCGTCGACCAGGGGCAGCGGGTGACCCCGGGCCAGTGGATCGGCCAGACCGGCACGACCGGCAACTCGACCGGCCCGCACCTGCACTTCGAGGTACGCGTCACACCGGAACTGGGCTCCGGGGTGGACCCGGCGGCGTGGCTGACGGCGCGCGGGGTGCAGTTGTAG
- a CDS encoding GAF domain-containing protein has product MSDLPPRPEPCVPQLLEAMRAVGSGLGPHATLERICATATALVDAGRVAIGVLAEDGSGFTDYVHHGVDEETVRWVEPIRVHGEVFGNLYLGDKRGGGPFTEHDLTLVRVLATEAGIAIGNARLYEAARQRERWIDGSVAVTTALLSGGDIGDSLRTVARQARRLSGAAAGIVLLPTAEGGLEIVAVDAERPSDALGVIIPPESEIVAELLDGEPVFVADAATDPRLAFHTALVRDCGPTMLLPLQSDGRVVGSLAMPRARGERVFTETERALAVQFAAQAALALMMAEAQRDRERLAVYEDRDRIARDLHDLVIQRLFATGMMLESAQRGPVAPEVRDGVGRAVDELDVTIQEIRTAIFALQDDPGEVPSELSTRVRREIHMAAVALGFKPSLRVVGPVDTAVGEPTGKNLVAALREGLSNAFRHAGASRIDVVVDADVTLPDGRPGVRLTVADDGVGIPEGGRRSGLRNLKRRAESLGGDSRHGPGSGPDGGGTTVVWQAPY; this is encoded by the coding sequence ATGTCCGACCTGCCTCCTCGTCCCGAGCCGTGCGTGCCGCAGTTGCTGGAGGCGATGCGGGCTGTCGGGAGCGGGCTCGGGCCGCACGCCACGCTGGAGCGGATCTGCGCGACGGCGACCGCCCTGGTGGACGCCGGGCGCGTGGCCATCGGGGTCCTCGCCGAGGACGGCAGCGGCTTCACCGACTATGTGCACCACGGTGTCGACGAGGAGACCGTCCGGTGGGTCGAGCCGATCCGGGTGCACGGCGAGGTCTTCGGGAACCTGTACCTGGGCGACAAGCGCGGCGGCGGCCCGTTCACCGAGCACGATCTGACCCTGGTCCGGGTGCTGGCCACCGAGGCGGGCATCGCCATCGGCAACGCCCGCCTCTACGAGGCCGCCAGACAGCGCGAGCGCTGGATCGACGGATCCGTGGCCGTGACCACCGCGCTGCTCTCGGGCGGTGACATCGGCGACTCCCTCCGGACCGTCGCCCGACAGGCCCGCCGGCTCTCCGGGGCCGCGGCCGGGATCGTGCTGCTGCCCACCGCCGAGGGCGGCCTGGAGATCGTCGCCGTGGACGCGGAGCGCCCCTCCGACGCGCTCGGCGTGATCATCCCGCCGGAGAGCGAGATCGTCGCCGAACTCCTCGACGGCGAGCCGGTGTTCGTCGCGGACGCGGCCACCGACCCCCGGCTGGCCTTCCACACCGCACTCGTCCGAGACTGCGGCCCCACCATGCTGCTGCCCCTGCAGAGCGACGGCCGCGTCGTCGGCAGCCTCGCCATGCCCCGCGCGCGGGGCGAGCGCGTGTTCACGGAGACGGAGCGCGCGCTGGCCGTCCAGTTCGCCGCGCAGGCGGCGCTCGCGCTGATGATGGCCGAGGCACAACGCGACCGGGAACGGCTCGCGGTGTACGAGGACCGCGACCGGATCGCCCGTGACCTGCACGATCTCGTCATCCAACGGCTGTTCGCCACCGGGATGATGCTGGAGAGCGCCCAGCGCGGGCCGGTCGCGCCCGAGGTGCGGGACGGTGTCGGCAGGGCCGTCGACGAACTCGACGTCACCATCCAGGAGATCCGCACCGCGATCTTCGCGCTCCAGGACGATCCCGGAGAGGTGCCGTCCGAGCTGTCCACGCGGGTGCGGCGGGAGATCCACATGGCAGCCGTGGCACTCGGCTTCAAGCCCTCGCTCCGGGTGGTCGGTCCGGTCGACACCGCCGTCGGCGAGCCGACCGGCAAGAACCTCGTCGCCGCTCTGCGCGAGGGGTTGTCCAACGCCTTCCGCCACGCCGGGGCGTCCCGGATCGATGTCGTGGTCGACGCGGACGTGACCCTGCCGGACGGTCGGCCGGGCGTCCGGCTCACCGTCGCCGACGACGGTGTCGGCATTCCCGAGGGCGGCCGGCGCAGTGGCCTAAGGAACCTGAAACGGCGTGCAGAGTCGCTGGGTGGCGACAGCAGGCACGGCCCCGGCAGCGGCCCGGACGGCGGCGGTACGACGGTCGTGTGGCAGGCCCCGTACTGA